In a single window of the Labrus mixtus chromosome 20, fLabMix1.1, whole genome shotgun sequence genome:
- the stk17al gene encoding serine/threonine kinase 17a like, producing MRNGMMTKILTRISADPFTSNYDLVGKELGRGKFAVVKKCVEKATGQQYAAKFLRKRRKGQDCRMDILNEIAVLESAKTNPYVVALHEVYETNTEIILVLECAAGGEIFDQCVADNDEAFTEMDVIRLAKQILNGVAFLHRNNVVHLDLKPQNILLTSARPLGDIRIVDFGLSRRMDNITEVREILGTPEYVAPEILNYEPISTATDMWSIGVLTYVMLTGESPFQGDDKQQTFLNISQVNVDYSQDTFEGISPPAVDFIKSLLIKNPRKRATAEESLNHPWLNSLPHPRSHPHLLASPASSLDEPEMSMSESEPESPAPSPDLDLIESYLTCPGQGELKTGRDTFSFSEPPFPTLTKELIC from the exons ATGAGGAACGGAATGATGACAAAGATCCTCACCAGGATAAGTGCTGACCCCTTCACGTCAAATTACGACCTGGTCGGCAAAGAACTGGGCAG GGGAAAGTTTGCGGTGGTGAAAAAGTGCGTCGAGAAAGCAACAGGGCAGCAGTATGCTGCCAAGTTTCTGCGAAAGCGAAGGAAGGGCCAGGACTGCCGCATGGACATCTTAAACGAGATCGCCGTGCTCGAGTCCGCCAAGACAAACCCCTATGTGGTGGCACTGCATGAAGTCTACGAGACGAACACAGAAATCATCCTAGTTCTGGAGTG TGCCGCCGGTGGCGAAATCTTCGACCAATGTGTTGCCGACAACGACGAGGCCTTCACAGAGATGGATGTGATCCGTCTGGCCAAGCAGATCCTGAATGGTGTGGCCTTCCTTCATAGGAACAATGTGGTGCACCTTGATCTGAAA CCGCAGAACATTTTGCTGACCAGCGCGAGACCTTTGGGGGACATCCGTATTGTTGACTTTGGCTTGTCCAGACGCATGGACAACATCACAGAAGTCAGGGAAATCCTGGGTACACCAGAGTATGTGG CACCAGAGATCCTGAACTATGAACCCATTAGCACGGCTACAGACATGTG GAGCATTGGGGTTCTGACCTACGTCATGCTGACGGGTGAGTCTCCCTTTCAGGGTGACGACAAGCAGCAGACTTTCCTCAACATCTCCCAGGTCAACGTAGACTACTCACAGGACACGTTTGAGGGAATCTCCCCCCCGGCGGTTGACTTCATCAAGTCCTTGCTGATCAAAAACCCCAG gaAGAGAGCCACGGCAGAAGAAAGTCTCAACCACCCCTGGCTGAACTCGCTTCCTCACCCCCGTTCCCACCCGCACCTCCTTGCCAGCCCCGCCTCCTCTTTGGATGAGCCGGAGATGAGCATGTCAGAGTCGGAGCCCGAGAGCCCGGCCCCCTCCCCTGACCTGGACTTGATAGAATCATACCTCACGTGCCCAGGCCAGGGTGAGCTGAAGACAGGAAGGGACACCTTCTCATTCAGCGAGCCCCCCTTTCCGACGCTGACTAAGGAGCTCATCTGCTGA